The Aspergillus nidulans FGSC A4 chromosome VIII genome contains the following window.
TGAGCCCGCGGCCGCATAATTGAGCCGAGCCCGAGTGCAAGTGCTAGACTAGCAAGGTATCCCTGTAGAATGGCGAGGTATAGAATGGATAGTATGACACGTTACGGTTTACTCCTTCCGCTGTCACCCCAATGTCTGACTAACTGTCAGTATCCGCTAATTATGGAGCTGCCTGGAGCCGCTGAGTGAGTCTGTCACCAGAGTGATGACGACTTATATCCACAATTTAATTTGAGCTACGGAATGTTTCTTTGAACAGTTAGGCCTACAACCCTTCTACTTGACACTGCGATCTGAGTCCGACACTTGCTGAGGGGGAATTGCATGGCATACATATGCCACTAGAGTCTCATGGATCATCATCTCTTCAGACCGGGCCCGCCCCAATATTCGCCTAATTTACTGGACTCACTAAGTACAAGAACCCAGAAGCTGTGAGAGCCATGCCTGAGGGATTGAAGGTCGAATTGCGATGGCTTGGGATCGCGTTCGGCTTTGATTGAGAACTTTAAAGACGGAAAAAAAGTGACTGTAAGACTGTGAATTCAGAAGCCAAATTATATTTAAGATACTGTTCATGAATGCGACCTGTCCAGTATAATCTCATCTGTCCCGCAGACATACTGGTCTTGTAATGCTGTTGAAGTGTGGCGTTCTCGGCATTCCCCCACTTGTCCTGTCAAGGTCGTATAATGAGGAGGATTGCTCGAATAGCAACCTTCTACGGGCTgcgccttgaagaggaaTCATAACTCATCTTTCCTACTTGTACTTAGCTTGCCGCCGGGCGCTGCCGAAGAGTCCCCGAGGCCAGCAGTCGTTGCCTTGAGGTGCGCAAACTCAGGAGCATCCTCACCCAAGCCCCAAGCAAACACGCCACCgagctttctcttctccaaaaTAGCAGGAAACTTTCTTTTAATAGCATTTGCTGTGTCCCACGACCAGAAGATGTTTTCATTCGAGTCCCAGAAGTAATAGCCGCCGCCAAAAGGATCATATTCACCACTTATTTTGGCCTTTTCAAAACTCGCAGCCAGCTCTTGGGGAACTCGATCATTCCATGAAAATGCGCCTGCTTGTCCAAGATCCGCACCCGTATCCGGGTCCTCCATTAAAACAGTCGGACATCCAATTGGCTGTTTTGCGCACTGTTCGCCTGGCACGGTCTTGAACCATTTAACATAGTACGCGAGGCCGAGGTTGAGCTTTTCAGGCGGCATGCCGGCCTCTATATATGCATCTATTGACTCCAGGGACAGCTGTACGCCAGTGTGATGTTTCGTTACAGTGTCTCGTCTGTTCATGAGGTCGTATGTCATCACGTTGAGGAAATCAACTGAGGCGCTGATAGAGGGTATAGTCTCTTTTGTGAAAGCCAACATGTCTCGTGGAAGGCCTGGAACGGCGGCGGTTATCAGTTTGTCCGGGATGGCTGCTCGTATCTCTGCCAGAAGTTGGGGGTATGCTGCGGTTTCCCAAAATTTCTCCGAGTTGGGGATTCGTTTGTAGTCTTCGCCGTTGCCTCTGTATAATTTTAGCGTTAAATATCAAGCCGCTCTATAACGGGCGATAGGCAGGAAAAACATACCCAGGATACTCCCAGTCAATATCTACTCCTGCTGATCGTCAGTAGGCGAATACACCGGTGATGAAACTACTCTTACCATCCGCCCCGGTATCGTCCACCATCCGCCTAATGTTCTCCGCAAAGAGCTTCCGGCTCTCGTCCGTCCGAGCAGCCGTGGAAAATCCCTGCGTGTCGCCCCATCCAccgatggagatgaggatTGATGTTCCGTTCGAGAATTCGGTACGGACAGCATCAACTGTGGTGAAGAGAGGCCAGCTCGAGGTTGAGTTCCTATTGAAGATTGACGATTGCATGAAAGCGAGGGCAACGTGCGTCACATCTGAGACGAGGGATGGTTCAGGGACCACGTTGTGCTGCCTTACTCTAGGTTAGCTTGAGCAGAGCGCAGGTATCAGAATGATGGCCAACTAACCCTGTAAGATACATAATCAGCTTGGTAGCGTGTGTGCCCTGTGAAAGGGCGAGAATGAATATAGCTAGACTCTTAAGCAACATCCCGTGATTATTTGACCGGCTAACTAGATGTTTTCTCTGAAGGAAAGAGTTTTGAAGAGCGACTTTCGAAGGTTTAAATCAATTGTTGCTGTGCGAAAAAGTGGTGTCGAGATGCTGAGGGGGTCCTGTAGCACGAGCCAAGATGTGTCACATGACTTgttaatatatatattttgcaGTCGTGCGTTTGTCCatcaaaaataaaaagaattGAGCAACATTCGTGTCTTTATCTTCAATATTCCTTTTGGCCGAGTGCTTTTGTTGGCTCACGCGTCGTCCTTGGAGACCGACTCGCCACGGATCAGCCTTTCTTATAGGCATTGACAATCTATCAAGGAGCCTGAAAGCAAGAGGTCACTGACATTCCTGAATAATTATGAATAGATATTTATGCTACTTTGAGCAGATACCCTGTAATGAGCAGCGTGGAATCAGCACATAGGATTTGTCCATTTTTTATCTTCGCGAAGCTCTAGAGGAGTGATGCTGGCTCGGCTAGCAGGTTGCTGTATCGTATACGTTGGAGAGCAAGGATCTATAGACTTTCCCAAAGTCTGACGTTGGGATGGAGATGACTATCAAAAAGCCATTGTCGGGATTAGCCCCAAGTCTGGCCAATGCGGCATTGGGTTAGTTATGGTATGTAGCCAGAGCTCGAGATATAACTAAGCTTATTTATAATGGTGTACCCAATACAGGCTTAATATGTATCATTGGCTTATCTTCTCCTATAGCTGACAATGGCTTATATAGGCATTATTGggatcttcagccttgacatcGTTGCCCTCCAAGATTTTCTTGTTCCCTACTGATTGTATAGTGCTCTGATTACTTCAAAGTAATATTTGAGATAATATTTTTATTACTCTTTTTTTATCACTTGCAGGCATTCTTCATCTAATAGGATTTATTTGCTAATCTTAACTAGTCTTACTACTGACTTTGCTCCAGAATCGACTAAGAGTGTTTGTTTCAGTCCAAGTCCCTCCTAAAGTACCTATATAGTCCAGACAAGTTGTCGATTAACTAACGACAGATAGAGTCAAACATAGGATACCCAGCAAAGAAAGTGGCGAGAAACACAGCATGGGTAAAGCTACCTCACCCAAGCCTCTAACTCCCCCGAACGAGGAAAGAGCTGGGCTGGCTTTCTGTGACAGCCTACTTCACCTAAGCCCAGGCCCCTCTAAGTAGGTACCTAGAAGGAAGACCCCCGGCGCTTTGTCAAGCTAATAGCAAAgcccttcagcttcaaggagGCGTCCTCGCCAGGAGCGAGCTGTATTCCGAGAGTGTCTAACACAGCGCGCGCTTCGTCATCGGTAAGCGCTGCATCATCGGCTGCCTCTACGGCAGCCCTCACTTGAAAATAGCTGTTCGCGACGGTGACGGCATCGCGGAGACTCGGATGGAGGGGTGAGCCATTGGTTTCCAAGCCACTGACTGCGGGGGAAGTTAAGTCGTTCGGTTCATTTGCTCCAGAGAAGGACTTGGAGTCGGAAGTGGAATTGTCGTTTGAAGACATGTCTGTGGGTGTCGGTATGGTTGTCTCACCAGGCTTGAGATTTGTAAGTGAATGGTGATGGCTACCAAGTGAATGAAGGACCTTGACGAGATGAGACGAGGTGGAATAAGTTTGACCTTTTGAGGTCTTTTCATATTTCGCCATGTCCCAAGAAACTTCTGGGGCTCTTTGCTAGATGTTTATATTACTTTGTTAAGCTCAGAGTATTTAGGGTCGTGGTTTCAGCATGCTGGTTATGTGCCAAGGACAATACTCTCCAAGGTGTTTTATTTCTTTATATACTCAAAACACATTATTGGAACAGTCAAGATCTTTAATTGAAAATTGAATGTTGCTTTCTTCATTTCATCTTTTATTCCACATCCGAGAACATTCTAGGCTTTGATCAATCAGGCTGCATAGGTGTCCTTGAGAGGTGTTGCGAGGCCAAAGAACTAAAGAGACAACTGGCACGTGTCAGCAAGCATATTCAGTACAACCTCGCACGTGCTTCCAGCCCCTGGTCTAGCTTTCACCAGGCCTCAATACAGGAGAGATAGATGCATTTAACTTGCGTCAACGAGGTGATCCTTGCAGCTAGTAGAATCTTACAGCGCAAGCATGAGTTCATCCAAAGGCGGTTAGTATTGGCTGGGGTTTAATATTGGCTCCACCGACTTACGTGTTGCGGAAAGTCTTCTGTGATGGCTTGGCCCAGTGTTTTGAAGTGTTAGACCCTTTCCTAAGTCACTGAGGTCAAAGCCAGTCATTCCGTTTCTCGTAGCTGGGTAGTTGAGGGCGTCACGAACTATCCACAACTGCTTTTGGCGTACTCATGCTTGCCAGTTCCTCTTGAACAGCCTGGCCTGGTAAATTAAGACCTGAATGGAATATTTATGTCCATGTGGCTGGTTACTGCCGTACTGGGTACATTAGCATATAAAATAAGAGCTTTGGGCGGTAACATGATTGAGGTGATGCTGCAGGGACGTGTACTTTACCCCCGCCCCCAAAAAAAAGCCTGCCGCATCATCCGGTCATGTATAGGTGGTCAATTATGCTATAAACAGTATGAAGTTGCCAACTGAGTAAACGGTAATGGGAAGTACGCAAGGCCGAGACTATTTaggctgaagctgttgctgctggcaCCAAGTATAGCCGAAGACTGCGATTGGAGAATGCTGCACATTAAAACATTGACCTGCAGGTACCACCCGCACGGGCCGGACCGCCCGCTTCGTGGGGCTTCGGCACCGCGGACTCTGGTCTTTTGTCTTTTCGCTTGGGACTAGAATTTGTATGAAGTCCATGGTACGCGCTAGGATATACGCACTTCCAACGTCTACCAAATCCTCAGAATATCTTGCCAAGGCACTTCCGAATCGCCTTATCGGACGGTTCGAATTACCAGTGGGATTCGGGTCTGCTTTGAACTTCAGTGCTAAATCCCAAGCAGACCAGTCCTGATGATACTTACGACCAGTTGCAAGAACTGTGTGGCGCTCGAGAGGCGGTGCACAGGGGTAAACTCGCTGGAGGAACCGGCAAGTGGGGTACCCTGCGGACAATGACGACAGCAAACCCATTTGCTCGGTTGACGACCGAGGAGAAATACAGGCCATATTGTGATGTATCCCCTTGGCTCTCCCTACCAACCGAGTTTATTGGTCAGCTAGCTCTCTAGAAGCGCGCTATTTGTTGTCCCCTGATCAAGGATGACAGGGTTAAACTGAGCGCGGGCTCAAAGGCAATTTTCATTTGATAGGGGAAGCGGCCCAGACATTGTTCGTAGAAGGCAGATGCTGGTTTATCTACTATTCATTCCCGTatgttatgaatgctcaaaggggaaagggtagaaggaagctgcatcaactacacgaacgtagcctactaaggataggatgccatatgacgattgattctctatcttgatgacgatagttgtcacttcttcttcaatgtacaactcctcgagggatcaggccaggggccagagatcatgccatacagatcacgtggcacgtgacatgaggctcaacatgatatattcgtatcacCGTACCTTCCCATTTTACTTTAGTCGCCTTCGGCCGCAGCGGCAAAAAAGATCACCTCACTTAATGACGTTGGAGGGTCATTTTTGAAGCCTCAACAGCATGCCTATTGTACCTTCAAGATATCTGTGTGGAGTTTAACTTAAGCCAGGCAAGGCCTTTCCAACTACCGATAGAAGCCAATACCGTATTAAAATAAGTATATTCCTATATACGGCAAGTTTAG
Protein-coding sequences here:
- a CDS encoding glycoside hydrolase family 18 protein (transcript_id=CADANIAT00002509), translated to MYLTGVRQHNVVPEPSLVSDVTHVALAFMQSSIFNRNSTSSWPLFTTVDAVRTEFSNGTSILISIGGWGDTQGFSTAARTDESRKLFAENIRRMVDDTGADGVDIDWEYPGGNGEDYKRIPNSEKFWETAAYPQLLAEIRAAIPDKLITAAVPGLPRDMLAFTKETIPSISASVDFLNVMTYDLMNRRDTVTKHHTGVQLSLESIDAYIEAGMPPEKLNLGLAYYVKWFKTVPGEQCAKQPIGCPTVLMEDPDTGADLGQAGAFSWNDRVPQELAASFEKAKISGEYDPFGGGYYFWDSNENIFWSWDTANAIKRKFPAILEKRKLGGVFAWGLGEDAPEFAHLKATTAGLGDSSAAPGGKLSTSRKDEL
- a CDS encoding uncharacterized protein (transcript_id=CADANIAT00002510); protein product: MACISPRSSTEQMGLLSSLSAGYPTCRFLQRVYPCAPPLERHTVLATGPLKFKADPNPTGNSNRPIRRFGSALARYSEDLVDVGSLNLPGQAVQEELASMTITEDFPQHQRAPEVSWDMAKYEKTSKGQTYSTSSHLVKVLHSLGSHHHSLTNLKPGETTIPTPTDMSSNDNSTSDSKSFSGANEPNDLTSPAVSGLETNGSPLHPSLRDAVTVANSYFQVRAAVEAADDAALTDDEARAVLDTLGIQLAPGEDASLKLKGFAISLTKRRGSSF